The Bdellovibrio sp. NC01 genome includes the window ATTTATAAAAGTCTTGATAACTTTTGCGATCAGTAGCAGTGGGATCAATTTTTAAATACGCATTAATATGTTGTTCGAACTTTGCAACTTGCTCGACAGACTGTTGCGCGTAGTGATTCACTTCTTCTTGGGTATTGCCTTCAAGTCCCATGCTGCGCACTTGGATGCGCAATTCGCGAATCGTCGCACGAAGATCTGCAAGCGTACGAATTGCAGGAAGATTTTCTCCAGAGACTTTGGAGTACTTGTCACTGACATCGTTTAAAAAGTAAAAGCCGATGGCGCCACTGGATGCAGAGACGATTGCCGCCAACATGCAAATCAAGGTTAATTTCACCTTCAAACTCATAAGATACGCTCCTTATGAGGAAAGAATCGGTTCTAAGGATAATTACTTAACCCGTAAACTCGCTCCAGTTGGCTCTTTGGAGTCAAAACTATTTGATCGAATTTCGCTAAAACTATGAGAAATATTTCGCGCATCGTGAACGACACTTGTAAACAATGCGAAACCTACCAGACTTCAGAAGTGAATGCTAACAATTGTCTAAACTCTATCACGAGAATTAATCGCAGCAGTGAGCGCATTTTAATAAGGACTAGTTTTTAACAATTTGTTCCAGATGCTATTCTTCCGGCTGATTTCGCATGTGATCAGCCAAATTTAAAAGGGAGTGCAACAATTCAGAACGAAGTGGTTCTTGGATTTGCATGTCATCAAATGCTTGCACCATACACAACATCCATTGATCGCGTTCCGATTTGCCGATCTTAAATGGAAAGTGGCGCATACGCATACGAGGATGACCGAAACGCTCGATGAAAAGATTCGGTCCCCCCAACCATCCTGATAAGAACATAAATAACTTTTCTTCAGAACCACGCAAGTTTTCGGGATGCATTTGGCGAATGCCTTGCGCTTCAGGCATCGTGTGCATGATTTCATAGAAACGTTGCACAAGCTTGCGAAGAACTTCTTCGCCACCAAGTTGCTCGTAGGGTGTGGGTTGTTTCTCTGTCATGCGTGACTCTTACTTTCTAAAACTCTTGAAGTCCAAGAATCTCTTTACAGATATCCATTTGTCGCTCAATTTCCGCAATCGCTTTATCAAGCTTCAATCGTTCGCGTGGATCAAGATCGTTTTCCAGTGCCGCAACAACCATAGGCTGTTTCTTTAACCAGGCGCCCTGACGGGAAGCATAGTTTTCTGGAATGCCCGCGCGGTAAGCCGATTGTTTGGCGTTTCCATCTTTCAGATACTCAACAATAAATTTTAAAGTTTCCAGCGTGAGCATTTTTCTGTGCGCCTTCAGTCTGGAAGAAAAAGCCATTTGGCGAATTCGCATCTTGTCCCCTTACAGAAATGCTCGACGGAAAATCTTGTCGACCGTATAGATTGCCGCACTGGAAACGAAAGCCGCAGCACCAAGGCCGCCTCCGAATCCTTTTACCAGTGGAATCAAATAATACAAAATTAAAGCAAACACGACGCTTGCAAGCAAAACTCTTTTCCACCCTAGTCTTGATTTATCAGTCATCCCCACAAATGTCGCACCAAAGAACGCCGCTTGCAGTCCCAATACGAATGGCAGATTCGTGAAGCCAATCAAAACCGCAAACACCAGCGAAGGCGCACTTGAAGCACGCACCGTCGGCCATTGTCTTTTATGTATCAGATAATAAGTGATTTCAGCTCCCAGAATAGAGGCCGCGATTAAGCACGCTAAGATCATAACCACAACCTCATCGCGATTCCCAATAACGACGAGATAAATGCGATCGCGCCAAGACGACCACCAAAACCTTTAAGGTACGGAGTCAAAGCGAAGTACACCGTGCTACCGATAATTGAAACGAGAAGAATTTCCCACAGACCCGCACTGACAACTTTTGAACCCATCGCAACGAATGCGCCCATATAAATGTTGGCATGCACATGAACACTATCGATGCGTTTTGTTTGTGGTATGAAAGTACCTAAAAGACCGGTGAAGGCTGCCGCGACAACGGCTGTCCATTGAAACTGCGCTTGCAGAAAGAAGCAAAAGTAACATCCCGCAAGAAATGTCGCGAACTTATAAAACCAAAGTTCACCGTGTTTGCGAGAAAACTGCCAAATAAAACTCATAGGCCCTTATGCTATAGCACTCGGAACCTAATTGCTACCATTTGCCAAAAAAGCTGCGGGCCTTCTTCATAAATTGAACTTCTAAATCCAATTCTTCAGAAAGAGCTTCAACAATAGCTCGGTCTTTATTCAGATCCACGATTTCGCCAGGGCGATAAATAAGGTCTTCATCCGAAGATTCGAAAGTTACCCAACCGACCCCTTTTGCGACACGGACCGAAACCTGAGCAGAACCCGGTTTTAAATCCTGGGGACGCCATAACTCACCTTTTTGAAGCCTAACTGTATAAAGCATATGGTCTATTATACCGAATTTTATTAAGCTTCTATAGGTAAATA containing:
- a CDS encoding group II truncated hemoglobin; its protein translation is MTEKQPTPYEQLGGEEVLRKLVQRFYEIMHTMPEAQGIRQMHPENLRGSEEKLFMFLSGWLGGPNLFIERFGHPRMRMRHFPFKIGKSERDQWMLCMVQAFDDMQIQEPLRSELLHSLLNLADHMRNQPEE
- a CDS encoding terminase small subunit: MLTLETLKFIVEYLKDGNAKQSAYRAGIPENYASRQGAWLKKQPMVVAALENDLDPRERLKLDKAIAEIERQMDICKEILGLQEF